A portion of the Collinsella aerofaciens genome contains these proteins:
- a CDS encoding phosphatidate cytidylyltransferase: MSDRPKATAPKTSERKAVAAGAPAAKNGTGSWLAGFITRAAAGIVYAVVFILCLVLGIVPTAIFVSVMSGLCCFEFFRMTRLDGKMANERMGIAAAVLFPLSALGDSMLLNALLFALMLAVGIWYVWSPRTRISDVAVTLMGPIYTGFMLSAIVLLRDAVPGFAGALLSVGVCASLWVSDSFAYIVGSRIGKHKMVPKISPKKSWEGFAGGILGSVLIWLILWATHFYKLSLPYALLCGVVVSILGVIGDLIESRIKRGVGVKDSGNLIPGHGGMLDRSDSLIFGCITAQLLLMIGGVL, from the coding sequence GTGTCCGATCGTCCCAAGGCAACTGCTCCCAAGACATCTGAGCGCAAGGCTGTCGCTGCGGGAGCGCCCGCAGCGAAGAATGGCACCGGTTCGTGGCTTGCGGGCTTTATTACCCGTGCCGCCGCCGGTATCGTTTATGCCGTTGTCTTTATCCTGTGCCTGGTTTTGGGTATCGTGCCCACTGCCATCTTTGTTTCTGTCATGAGCGGCCTGTGCTGCTTTGAGTTTTTCCGTATGACAAGGCTCGATGGCAAGATGGCTAACGAGCGCATGGGTATCGCTGCCGCCGTACTCTTTCCGCTGTCGGCGTTGGGCGATTCGATGTTGCTGAATGCCCTGCTTTTTGCCTTGATGCTCGCTGTGGGCATTTGGTATGTCTGGTCGCCGCGTACCCGTATCTCTGATGTGGCCGTGACGCTCATGGGCCCCATCTACACTGGCTTTATGCTGTCGGCTATCGTGCTCCTGCGCGATGCCGTGCCCGGTTTTGCCGGTGCCCTGCTTTCAGTGGGCGTTTGCGCGTCCCTTTGGGTCTCCGATTCGTTTGCCTACATCGTGGGCAGCCGTATCGGCAAGCACAAGATGGTTCCCAAGATCTCTCCCAAAAAGAGCTGGGAGGGGTTTGCCGGCGGCATCCTGGGCTCGGTTTTGATTTGGCTCATCCTGTGGGCGACGCACTTCTACAAGCTCAGCCTGCCCTATGCGTTGCTGTGCGGCGTGGTCGTGTCCATTCTGGGCGTTATCGGCGACCTTATCGAGTCGCGCATCAAGCGCGGTGTGGGCGTCAAGGATTCCGGCAACCTTATCCCGGGCCACGGCGGCATGCTCGATCGTAGCGACTCGCTTATCTTCGGCTGCATCACCGCGCAGCTGTTGCTGATGATCGGAGGCGTGCTGTAA
- a CDS encoding isoprenyl transferase has translation MQYDEHKLVEYFADAPAGVGFSDLDLNNIPHHISCIMDGNGRWATSRGLARTEGHKAGIVSLREIITACVRLGVDVLSAYAFSTENWNRPQHEVNVLMHLFAKTFIDELPLLKRENVRVVFLGDISALPKKTRDVFERGLAECADHTGMTLALAVNYGARAEITRAVRQIALDAAAGKIDPVAIDDDMVASHLYTAGLPDPELVIRTSGELRLSNYLLWQVAYSEFYVTDTYWPDFDRWGLVDAILAYQGRDRRFGGLSKTEEA, from the coding sequence GTGCAATACGACGAGCATAAACTGGTCGAGTACTTTGCCGACGCCCCTGCGGGCGTCGGTTTTTCCGACCTTGACCTCAATAACATTCCGCACCATATCTCGTGCATCATGGACGGCAACGGTCGTTGGGCCACGTCGCGCGGTCTTGCACGCACCGAGGGTCATAAGGCAGGTATCGTCTCGCTGCGCGAGATCATTACCGCCTGCGTGCGCCTGGGCGTCGACGTGCTTTCTGCCTATGCATTTTCTACCGAAAACTGGAACCGTCCGCAGCATGAGGTCAACGTCTTGATGCATCTGTTTGCCAAGACGTTTATCGACGAGCTGCCGCTTCTGAAGCGCGAAAACGTGCGTGTTGTCTTTTTGGGTGACATTTCCGCGCTGCCCAAGAAGACCCGCGACGTTTTTGAACGCGGTCTTGCCGAGTGCGCCGATCACACCGGTATGACGCTGGCGCTTGCCGTCAACTACGGCGCGCGTGCCGAGATTACCCGCGCTGTCCGTCAGATTGCACTCGACGCTGCCGCCGGTAAGATCGATCCTGTCGCAATTGATGACGACATGGTGGCTTCCCACCTCTATACCGCCGGCCTTCCCGATCCTGAGCTTGTGATTCGCACCTCTGGTGAGCTGCGCCTTTCGAACTATCTGCTGTGGCAGGTGGCTTATTCCGAGTTCTATGTCACCGATACCTATTGGCCCGACTTTGATCGTTGGGGCCTTGTCGACGCCATTTTGGCCTATCAGGGCCGTGACCGTAGGTTTGGTGGTCTGAGCAAGACCGAGGAGGCTTAA
- the frr gene encoding ribosome recycling factor produces the protein MAENITAHMDKSLESLKHNFSKVRTGRANANILSDITVDYYGVPTPVTQVAAVKTPEAHMLLIEPWDKALINAIVKAIGASDLGITPNSDGTVVRLPFPAPTEERRRELVKECREYAEQAKVSIRNIRRDFNNKLERDEELTEDDVRREQAKVQKHTDEYVAKVEELLKEKEAEVMEI, from the coding sequence ATGGCAGAGAACATCACCGCCCATATGGACAAGTCGCTCGAGTCCCTCAAGCATAACTTCTCCAAGGTTCGTACCGGCCGCGCCAACGCCAACATTCTGTCCGACATCACCGTTGATTATTACGGTGTCCCCACGCCGGTCACGCAGGTTGCCGCCGTCAAGACCCCCGAGGCTCACATGCTGCTCATCGAGCCGTGGGACAAGGCGCTCATCAACGCTATCGTCAAGGCCATCGGCGCTTCCGATCTGGGCATTACCCCCAACTCCGATGGCACCGTCGTTCGTCTGCCGTTCCCGGCCCCCACTGAGGAGCGCCGTCGCGAGCTCGTCAAGGAGTGCCGCGAGTACGCCGAGCAGGCCAAGGTGTCTATCCGTAACATCCGTCGCGACTTCAACAATAAGCTCGAGCGCGATGAGGAGCTCACCGAGGACGATGTCCGTCGCGAGCAGGCCAAGGTCCAGAAGCACACCGATGAGTATGTCGCCAAGGTCGAGGAGCTTCTGAAGGAAAAAGAAGCCGAGGTCATGGAGATCTAA
- the pyrH gene encoding UMP kinase: MSDIRYKRVLLKLSGEALMGDGQYGIDPKVTDHLAKQVKELLAVGHEVGVVVGGGNIFRGMAGAAGGMERAQADYMGMLATVMNALALQDAFEHNDVPCRVMSAIQMNEICEPYIRRRAINHLSKGNVVIFAAGSGNPYFTTDTAAALRACEIGAEILIKATKVDGIYDKDPVKCADAVRFDKITYHEVLVRGLQVMDSTATALCQDNRMPILVLNIDGEDTVKRALSGEPVGTLVYQED; encoded by the coding sequence TTGTCCGACATCCGATATAAACGCGTGCTTCTTAAGCTTTCCGGCGAAGCACTGATGGGCGACGGCCAATATGGCATCGACCCCAAGGTTACCGACCATCTTGCCAAGCAGGTCAAGGAGCTGCTCGCCGTTGGCCATGAGGTCGGCGTCGTTGTCGGCGGTGGCAATATTTTCCGCGGCATGGCAGGCGCTGCCGGTGGCATGGAGCGTGCTCAGGCCGACTACATGGGCATGCTGGCAACCGTTATGAACGCGCTCGCCCTGCAGGATGCCTTCGAGCACAACGATGTTCCCTGCCGCGTGATGAGCGCTATCCAGATGAACGAGATCTGCGAGCCCTATATTCGTCGCCGCGCTATCAACCATCTGTCCAAGGGCAACGTCGTCATCTTCGCTGCCGGTTCGGGCAATCCGTACTTTACGACCGACACCGCCGCGGCTCTTCGTGCGTGCGAGATTGGCGCCGAGATTCTGATTAAAGCCACCAAGGTTGACGGCATCTACGACAAAGATCCCGTCAAGTGCGCCGATGCCGTCCGTTTTGACAAGATTACCTATCACGAGGTTCTCGTCCGCGGTCTGCAGGTTATGGATTCCACGGCTACGGCACTGTGTCAGGATAACCGTATGCCGATTTTGGTCCTCAACATCGATGGCGAGGACACCGTCAAGCGCGCGCTTTCGGGTGAGCCCGTCGGCACGCTCGTCTATCAGGAGGATTAA
- the tsf gene encoding translation elongation factor Ts, with protein MAQITAAMVKQLREMTDSPMMECKKALVEADGDMDAAVDVLRKNGLAKAAKKAGRETNEGAVAAFVSEDGKTGALLELSCETDFVGSNAKFTGFASKVAEVVATTEPADVDALLEKPMGEETVSSELTEMIHIMGENMKISRFAARKAENGALASYIHMGGKIGVLVEFAFEKAETAQAESFKTFAHDVALQVAAVAPICATRDQVPAETVEHEKQIYMAQAAESGKPEAIQEKMAVGRLEKFYKQSVLTEQEFIKDSSLTIKKYAEQVSKELGDTITVVAFDRLVRGE; from the coding sequence ATGGCCCAGATTACCGCCGCTATGGTCAAGCAGCTCCGCGAGATGACCGACTCCCCGATGATGGAGTGCAAGAAGGCTCTCGTCGAGGCTGACGGCGACATGGACGCCGCTGTCGACGTTCTGCGCAAGAACGGCCTCGCCAAGGCTGCCAAGAAGGCTGGCCGTGAGACCAACGAGGGCGCTGTCGCCGCGTTCGTCTCCGAGGATGGCAAGACCGGCGCTCTGCTCGAGCTCTCCTGCGAGACCGACTTCGTTGGCTCCAACGCCAAGTTCACCGGCTTTGCTTCTAAGGTCGCTGAGGTTGTCGCTACCACCGAGCCTGCTGACGTCGACGCTCTGCTCGAGAAGCCGATGGGCGAGGAGACCGTTTCCTCCGAGCTCACCGAGATGATTCACATCATGGGCGAGAACATGAAGATCTCCCGCTTCGCTGCCCGCAAGGCCGAGAATGGCGCGCTCGCTTCTTACATCCACATGGGTGGTAAGATCGGCGTCCTCGTCGAGTTCGCCTTCGAGAAGGCCGAGACCGCTCAGGCTGAGTCCTTCAAGACCTTCGCTCACGACGTTGCCCTTCAGGTTGCCGCCGTCGCACCGATCTGCGCTACCCGCGATCAGGTTCCGGCCGAGACCGTCGAGCACGAGAAGCAGATCTACATGGCCCAGGCTGCCGAGTCCGGCAAGCCCGAGGCTATCCAGGAGAAGATGGCTGTTGGCCGTCTGGAGAAGTTCTACAAGCAGTCCGTGCTCACCGAGCAGGAGTTCATCAAGGACAGCTCCCTCACCATCAAGAAGTACGCTGAGCAGGTCTCCAAGGAGCTCGGCGACACCATTACCGTCGTTGCCTTTGACCGTCTGGTCCGTGGCGAGTAA
- the rpsB gene encoding 30S ribosomal protein S2 codes for MATKINIRTLLEAGCHFGHQTRRWNPKMKPFIFGERNGIYILDLKQTILDADQAYTFVKNVAKGGNVLFVGTKKQAQEAVKNAAERANMPYINQRWLGGMLTNFVTIRSRINRMEELEAMVEDGRMAVLPKKEQAVLGKELTKLQTNLGGARDMKGLPQALFVIDTKREENAIKEAQRLNIPVVALIDTNSDPDEVEYGIPCNDDAISAVTLMCELMADACLAGSGKEQVSEAEMAAEPKAE; via the coding sequence ATGGCTACCAAGATTAATATCCGCACCCTGCTCGAGGCCGGCTGCCACTTCGGTCACCAGACCCGTCGCTGGAACCCCAAGATGAAGCCGTTCATCTTCGGTGAGCGCAACGGCATCTACATCCTCGACCTCAAGCAGACCATCCTCGACGCCGACCAGGCCTACACCTTCGTCAAGAACGTCGCCAAGGGCGGCAACGTGCTGTTCGTCGGCACCAAGAAGCAGGCTCAGGAGGCCGTCAAGAACGCTGCTGAGCGCGCCAACATGCCTTACATCAACCAGCGTTGGCTCGGCGGTATGCTGACCAACTTCGTCACCATCCGCTCCCGCATCAACCGCATGGAGGAGCTCGAGGCCATGGTCGAGGACGGCCGCATGGCTGTTCTGCCCAAGAAGGAGCAGGCTGTTCTCGGCAAGGAGCTCACCAAGCTCCAGACCAACCTCGGTGGCGCCCGCGACATGAAGGGTCTGCCCCAGGCTCTCTTCGTCATCGACACCAAGCGCGAGGAGAACGCCATCAAGGAGGCCCAGCGCCTGAACATCCCCGTCGTCGCTCTGATTGACACCAACTCCGATCCCGACGAGGTCGAGTACGGCATCCCCTGCAACGATGACGCTATCTCCGCTGTCACCCTTATGTGCGAGCTCATGGCTGATGCCTGCCTCGCTGGCTCCGGTAAGGAGCAGGTCTCCGAGGCCGAGATGGCCGCTGAGCCCAAGGCCGAGTAA
- a CDS encoding tyrosine recombinase, giving the protein MAFDLYDTVDSFIAYIARVEGLSPNTVTAYGSRLERFAAWCEREDIDAFAADVRTIRRYLAELSREQVAPRTLAAHLSAIRSLYRWMAAEGIVEGDAVSAIASPKLPRDLPGVLTTLQVEALLKTPDTSTPAGLRDAAMLELLYASGARISELAALNVESIAWSERTLRLWGKGGKERIVPLYRRALEVTRLYIEEGRPELLAQAKRRDLATGPHPLLISARGNRMSAAMLRRRFHMLATLAGIPADIAPHAMRHTFATDLLEGGADLRSVQELLGHASLSTTQIYTHLTPDRLKRAVAQAHPRGE; this is encoded by the coding sequence ATAGCCTTTGACCTGTACGACACCGTCGACTCGTTTATCGCCTATATCGCACGCGTCGAGGGACTTTCTCCCAACACGGTGACGGCCTATGGCTCGAGGCTGGAACGCTTCGCTGCCTGGTGCGAGCGCGAGGATATCGATGCCTTCGCTGCCGACGTGCGCACCATTCGTCGCTATCTTGCCGAGCTTTCGCGTGAGCAGGTGGCTCCCCGAACGCTTGCGGCGCACCTGTCGGCTATCCGATCGCTCTATCGCTGGATGGCTGCCGAGGGGATTGTCGAGGGCGATGCGGTCTCGGCGATCGCATCGCCCAAGCTGCCGCGTGACCTGCCGGGCGTCCTTACGACCCTGCAGGTCGAGGCGCTGCTCAAGACGCCTGATACATCGACGCCTGCGGGACTGCGCGATGCGGCGATGCTCGAGCTGCTCTATGCATCTGGCGCCCGTATCTCTGAGCTCGCAGCACTCAATGTGGAGTCCATCGCTTGGTCCGAACGCACGTTGCGCCTGTGGGGCAAGGGGGGCAAGGAACGTATCGTCCCCCTGTATCGTCGTGCGCTCGAGGTGACGCGCCTCTATATCGAGGAGGGAAGGCCGGAGTTGCTCGCTCAGGCAAAGCGCCGTGACCTCGCTACCGGGCCGCATCCGCTGCTTATATCGGCGCGCGGTAATCGCATGAGTGCCGCCATGCTCAGGCGGCGGTTTCATATGCTGGCGACGCTCGCCGGCATTCCGGCCGACATCGCCCCGCATGCGATGCGCCATACCTTTGCGACCGACTTGCTCGAGGGCGGCGCGGACCTGCGCTCGGTTCAAGAGCTGCTGGGTCATGCGAGCCTGTCCACGACGCAGATCTACACGCATCTCACACCCGATCGGCTTAAGCGTGCTGTGGCTCAAGCCCATCCCCGCGGCGAATAG
- the trmFO gene encoding methylenetetrahydrofolate--tRNA-(uracil(54)-C(5))-methyltransferase (FADH(2)-oxidizing) TrmFO gives MQFDQVTVIGGGLAGSECAIQLADRGFAVKLCEMRPQVSSPAHHTDHLAELVCSNSFKSTRPDSAAGLLKAELERMGSVLLDCAHRAAVPAGGALAVDRVKFSELVEAEVAARPNIEVVHGEVTQIPEGHVVIAAGPLCSPALSEEVMKLVGGDALAFFDAAAPIVDASTLDMDVLFSQSRYEEQGSGDYLNAPLNKEEYEAFIEALTTADRVVLKDFEGGDLFQACQPAEEVARTGKDAIRFGAMKPVGLTDPRTGRRPWAAIQLRAENKEKTAYNLVGFQTNLTFGEQKRVFHMVPGLENAEFFRYGVMHRNTFVDAPHVLDGTFAVPGTGVRLAGQITGTEGYMEAVATGLLAALNTYAEAIGAAGVELPPVGALGALVGYATDPATVGYQPMHVNFGLVPPLEDGKRRSKRDRYQAYADRALEALDAYLATRPDLFGGDRS, from the coding sequence ATGCAGTTCGATCAGGTGACAGTTATCGGTGGCGGTCTGGCGGGTTCGGAGTGCGCGATCCAGCTGGCAGATCGCGGGTTTGCCGTAAAGCTGTGCGAGATGCGCCCCCAGGTGAGCTCCCCGGCCCACCATACCGATCACCTGGCAGAGCTCGTCTGCTCCAATTCGTTTAAGTCGACCCGTCCGGATTCCGCGGCTGGTTTGCTGAAGGCCGAGCTTGAGCGCATGGGTTCAGTTCTGCTCGATTGCGCCCATCGCGCGGCTGTTCCCGCCGGTGGCGCCTTAGCGGTCGATCGCGTCAAGTTTTCCGAGCTTGTCGAGGCCGAAGTTGCCGCTCGTCCCAATATCGAGGTCGTGCACGGCGAGGTCACGCAGATTCCCGAGGGCCACGTGGTCATTGCCGCGGGCCCCCTGTGCTCGCCGGCGCTGAGCGAAGAGGTCATGAAGCTCGTCGGTGGCGACGCCCTTGCGTTCTTCGATGCCGCGGCGCCGATCGTCGATGCCTCCACGCTCGATATGGACGTGCTGTTCTCGCAGTCGCGCTACGAGGAGCAGGGGAGCGGCGACTATCTCAACGCTCCGCTCAACAAGGAGGAGTACGAGGCCTTTATCGAGGCGCTTACCACGGCCGACCGCGTGGTGCTCAAAGACTTTGAGGGCGGCGATCTGTTCCAGGCCTGCCAGCCCGCCGAGGAGGTCGCGCGCACGGGCAAGGATGCCATCCGCTTTGGTGCCATGAAGCCCGTCGGCCTCACCGACCCGCGTACCGGACGTCGCCCCTGGGCGGCGATTCAGCTGCGTGCCGAGAACAAGGAGAAGACCGCCTATAACCTGGTGGGCTTCCAGACCAACCTGACCTTTGGCGAGCAGAAGCGCGTCTTCCATATGGTGCCGGGCCTGGAGAACGCTGAGTTCTTCCGCTACGGTGTCATGCACCGCAATACCTTTGTCGATGCCCCGCACGTGCTCGATGGCACCTTTGCCGTGCCCGGTACCGGCGTGCGCCTGGCCGGCCAGATCACCGGCACCGAGGGGTACATGGAAGCCGTGGCGACAGGTCTGCTCGCGGCGCTCAACACCTATGCCGAGGCTATCGGTGCCGCGGGCGTCGAGTTGCCGCCTGTGGGCGCCCTGGGTGCGCTCGTGGGTTATGCGACCGATCCTGCCACCGTGGGCTATCAGCCCATGCATGTCAACTTTGGCCTGGTGCCTCCACTCGAGGATGGTAAGCGCCGCAGCAAGCGCGACCGCTACCAGGCCTATGCGGACCGTGCGCTCGAGGCCCTTGATGCCTATCTGGCCACTCGCCCCGATCTGTTTGGAGGCGACCGGTCATAG
- a CDS encoding DNA-protecting protein DprA gives MMAEGTFELHPGDALYPETVLELSDVPQTLYVRGNPEVLSTPALSIIGARKASPYGLAVAELAAKVAVEAGVTVVSGGAVGCDQASGWAAVNAGGKHVVVLGTGADVVYPRSSAGLITRTLDTGGAVVSISPWGMGPRKFAFPRRNRVIAALSQALFVSEAGMPSGTFSTAEAAMDLGRELLAVPGSILSPESRGTNYLIANGACCIIDEESIEMAISRIYGTLRYSRPDAPGIADLDQTQQTVMHALIASPLKVDDIAALVSLDAVGVLKLLGSLEFEGLIERMMDGRYAPSKFALHAQTPFGHNGKRVN, from the coding sequence ATGATGGCCGAGGGGACCTTTGAGCTGCATCCAGGTGATGCGTTGTATCCCGAGACTGTTTTGGAGCTTTCTGATGTTCCCCAGACGCTCTATGTGCGCGGCAACCCCGAGGTGCTTTCGACGCCCGCGCTCTCCATCATCGGCGCGCGCAAGGCCTCGCCGTATGGTCTTGCCGTGGCAGAGCTTGCGGCAAAGGTGGCGGTCGAGGCGGGAGTGACGGTGGTTTCGGGCGGCGCGGTCGGTTGCGACCAAGCCTCGGGTTGGGCTGCGGTCAACGCTGGCGGCAAACACGTCGTGGTGCTGGGGACGGGCGCCGACGTGGTCTATCCGCGCTCGAGCGCGGGGCTTATTACGCGCACGCTCGATACGGGTGGCGCGGTCGTGTCGATCTCCCCGTGGGGCATGGGTCCTCGCAAGTTTGCCTTTCCGCGCCGCAATCGCGTGATCGCGGCCCTGTCGCAAGCCCTCTTTGTATCCGAGGCGGGTATGCCTTCCGGGACGTTTTCTACAGCCGAGGCTGCTATGGATTTGGGGCGTGAACTTCTTGCCGTGCCGGGGTCGATCCTATCGCCCGAGTCGCGTGGCACGAATTACCTCATTGCGAACGGTGCCTGCTGCATCATCGACGAGGAATCTATCGAGATGGCTATCTCACGCATCTACGGCACCCTGCGCTACTCGCGCCCCGATGCTCCCGGCATTGCCGACCTGGATCAAACGCAGCAGACCGTGATGCATGCGCTCATCGCCTCTCCGCTCAAGGTCGACGACATCGCGGCGCTCGTCTCGCTCGATGCCGTCGGCGTACTTAAGCTCCTGGGCTCGCTTGAGTTCGAGGGTCTTATCGAGCGCATGATGGATGGAAGGTATGCGCCCTCCAAGTTTGCCCTTCACGCCCAGACACCCTTCGGTCACAATGGAAAACGTGTCAATTAG
- a CDS encoding YifB family Mg chelatase-like AAA ATPase, protein MAFETFAVHAACIRGVEAIPVTVEVSLAGGVPGIQMLGIPSMEVMESRGRIRCAMRSAGFEIPRSGITVNLAPGDIRKTGSGFDLPIAIAVLAADGQIPRDNLDRCLIAGELGLDGTVLPVKGEVAFQLLARDMGLSFIAGRSDQHVPLAGVDCGFIDHLSQLAHGMGDAARHYLDSEVLEATFEPELDYADVLGQEVAKRGMALAAAGELGLLMIGSPGSGKTMLARRMTGILPELSVEDQQEALCIHSVLGENIDGLLAGHRPFRSPHHSISTAGLIGGGRPVHPGEISLAHGGVLFLDELAEFPTGVLQTLRQPIERGYVRIVRVDGAFTFPSRFQLLAASNPCPCGFLGDREVPCRCSAAMVERYRSKLRGPLADRIDMMIDVTRPDPQVIIEGAEGMSSAELRDYVVRGRAFRAWRESRMDDADAEAEDDETRSIDGVVSTFELDDAAEKCVLGLSKRTHLTGRGIVRLVRIARTIADVAESEQVTQDHVLEAAMYQGRRDQ, encoded by the coding sequence ATGGCGTTCGAGACGTTTGCCGTTCACGCGGCCTGCATCCGTGGCGTCGAGGCGATTCCCGTCACGGTCGAGGTCTCGCTTGCCGGTGGCGTTCCGGGCATCCAGATGCTCGGCATTCCGAGTATGGAGGTGATGGAGTCACGCGGTCGTATTCGCTGTGCGATGCGCTCCGCCGGGTTCGAGATTCCGCGCTCGGGCATTACGGTCAATCTGGCGCCCGGCGATATTCGCAAGACCGGTAGCGGCTTTGATCTGCCCATCGCCATCGCGGTATTGGCGGCCGATGGTCAGATTCCCCGCGACAACCTCGATCGTTGTCTTATTGCTGGTGAGCTTGGCTTGGACGGTACGGTGCTTCCTGTCAAGGGCGAGGTGGCGTTTCAGCTGCTGGCTCGCGACATGGGGCTGTCCTTTATCGCCGGCAGGTCCGATCAGCATGTGCCGCTTGCGGGCGTTGATTGTGGATTCATCGATCATTTGTCTCAGCTTGCTCATGGTATGGGCGATGCCGCGCGGCACTACTTGGATTCTGAAGTGCTCGAGGCGACCTTTGAGCCCGAGCTCGACTATGCCGACGTACTAGGGCAGGAAGTCGCTAAACGCGGCATGGCGCTTGCGGCGGCAGGTGAGCTCGGTTTGCTAATGATCGGGTCCCCGGGATCGGGCAAGACGATGCTCGCCCGTCGTATGACCGGCATCCTGCCCGAGCTTTCCGTTGAGGATCAACAGGAGGCGCTGTGCATCCATTCGGTCTTGGGCGAGAACATCGATGGCTTATTGGCAGGTCATCGGCCCTTCCGCAGTCCCCACCACAGTATTTCGACCGCAGGCCTTATCGGCGGCGGGCGCCCGGTGCACCCGGGTGAGATCAGCCTTGCTCATGGCGGCGTGCTCTTTTTGGACGAGCTTGCCGAGTTTCCCACGGGTGTGCTGCAGACGCTGCGTCAGCCTATCGAACGCGGTTATGTGAGGATCGTACGCGTCGACGGGGCCTTTACCTTCCCGTCGCGCTTTCAGCTGCTGGCTGCGAGCAATCCCTGCCCCTGCGGCTTTTTGGGCGATCGTGAGGTGCCGTGTCGCTGCTCGGCGGCGATGGTCGAGCGTTATCGGTCTAAACTGCGCGGTCCTTTGGCCGACCGTATCGACATGATGATCGATGTGACCCGTCCCGACCCCCAAGTGATTATCGAGGGTGCGGAGGGTATGTCGTCTGCCGAGTTGCGTGACTACGTTGTGCGCGGTCGCGCTTTTCGCGCTTGGCGCGAATCCCGTATGGACGATGCGGATGCCGAGGCCGAGGATGATGAGACGCGGTCCATTGACGGCGTCGTTTCGACCTTTGAGCTCGATGATGCGGCGGAGAAGTGTGTGCTCGGCCTGTCGAAGCGCACGCATCTCACGGGCCGCGGCATCGTGCGCCTGGTTCGCATTGCGCGTACGATCGCAGATGTCGCCGAGAGCGAGCAAGTGACGCAGGACCACGTGCTCGAGGCGGCGATGTATCAGGGAAGGAGGGACCAATGA
- a CDS encoding YraN family protein: MSAASKKSKTQQLKERWENGELDCGVMTPEFIKGLSPRELGMLGELITIDYFNERGYTLLEQGYRCTEGEADLVLLDELDDVVVMAEVKTRRVALDCNTRVFPEEAVDAQKQRRYRRIASCYLMEHYPLKAIRFDAVGVTIRGGHIAEIEHQYNAFDWQVS; this comes from the coding sequence ATGAGTGCCGCAAGCAAAAAGAGCAAGACGCAGCAGCTCAAGGAGCGTTGGGAAAACGGCGAGCTCGACTGCGGGGTGATGACGCCCGAGTTTATCAAGGGACTCAGTCCCCGCGAGCTGGGCATGCTGGGCGAGCTGATCACCATCGACTACTTTAACGAGCGCGGCTACACCTTGCTGGAGCAGGGTTATCGTTGCACCGAGGGCGAGGCCGATCTGGTGCTGCTCGATGAGCTCGACGATGTCGTGGTGATGGCCGAGGTCAAGACCAGACGCGTCGCACTGGATTGCAACACGCGGGTCTTTCCCGAGGAGGCCGTGGACGCCCAAAAGCAACGCCGCTACCGCCGCATCGCAAGTTGCTATCTCATGGAACATTATCCGCTCAAGGCGATTCGCTTCGATGCCGTGGGTGTCACCATTCGCGGCGGGCATATCGCCGAGATCGAGCATCAGTACAACGCGTTCGATTGGCAGGTGTCGTGA
- a CDS encoding ribonuclease HII produces MANMTSSVSASQVAGELASATFEEIPALVEHYREDPRQQVIKACERALKRHAKELAERERVNDMYELMHELGGDGVVVGVDEVGRGSVAGPLTVCAVCLPMEPRVWGINDSKKLTPARRELLSVKIAEVATAIGFCHIAPKDIDEMGMARAIRTAVAGAVADTGLEPDCVLMDGNPLGAVPNERDVVKGDAKIACIAAASIMAKVTRDEMMVEYDAEYPEYHLAESKGYASPEHIEAIRKHGLCPLHRVSFCGNFLQTERLF; encoded by the coding sequence ATGGCCAACATGACGAGCTCGGTTTCGGCATCGCAGGTTGCCGGTGAGTTGGCGAGCGCTACGTTTGAGGAGATTCCCGCCCTCGTGGAGCATTATCGCGAGGATCCGCGCCAGCAGGTGATCAAGGCTTGCGAGCGTGCCCTTAAGCGTCATGCCAAGGAGCTTGCCGAGCGCGAGCGCGTCAATGACATGTACGAGCTTATGCATGAGCTCGGCGGCGATGGGGTGGTCGTTGGTGTCGACGAGGTGGGTCGCGGATCGGTGGCCGGCCCTTTGACGGTATGCGCCGTCTGTCTTCCTATGGAGCCGCGCGTCTGGGGCATCAATGATTCCAAAAAGCTCACGCCCGCGCGCCGCGAGTTGCTCTCAGTGAAGATTGCCGAGGTGGCGACGGCGATCGGTTTTTGCCATATCGCGCCGAAGGATATCGATGAGATGGGCATGGCCCGTGCTATCCGTACCGCCGTCGCGGGCGCCGTGGCCGATACAGGACTCGAGCCCGACTGCGTCCTCATGGATGGCAATCCCTTGGGCGCCGTTCCTAACGAGCGCGATGTGGTGAAGGGCGATGCCAAAATCGCCTGCATCGCCGCGGCGTCTATCATGGCCAAGGTCACGCGTGACGAGATGATGGTCGAGTACGACGCCGAGTATCCCGAGTACCATCTGGCCGAGTCGAAGGGCTATGCAAGCCCCGAGCATATCGAGGCCATTCGCAAACATGGACTTTGCCCACTGCACCGCGTGAGCTTTTGCGGAAACTTTCTGCAGACTGAGCGCCTTTTCTAG